The segment GATGACAAGGGAGAAATTTCCAAACCTTTTAAAACCTCTGTAGGATGGCATATTATCAAACTTATCGACAAAAAAACACTGGGCTCATTTGAAAAGGAAAAAGAACAACTTCAAAGAACACTGGAGAAAACCCCACGTTTTCAAATCGCCCAGGATGCTTTAATTGCAGGCTTAAAAAAAGAATATCATTTTGTCGAACGCATGTCAAACTTCCGAAAGCTTTATCGTTTTATAAAGCAACCCGAAGAGAAAGACAGCATCGCCTGGGATCAGCTTAATGCATACCCCGGAAATGACAGTCTTATTGTTATCCGGGATAAATTGTTCCATACAGGCGATTTTATAGAATACCTGGATACGCCTCCCTATAATTTTAAAAAACGGTTTGAGGGACAATTTCTTCTTGATAAAGCTTATGAGCGTTTCCGGAAGGATATGATCCTCGATTATGAAGAGAAACGCCTGCCTGAAAAATACCCTGAATACAAATACCTCCTGAAGGAATACCATGATGGCATTTTGTTGTTTGAAATCATGGACCGGAAAGTATGGTCTAAGGCTGCAGAGGATACAGCCGGTTTAAAGAGATATTACGAAAACCACAAAAACAAATATATGTGGGAAGAACGGTTTAAGGGGAAAATCTATATATGTGACAACCAAAAAACATTGGAAAAAGTAAAGAGACTGAAAAAAGGCGGTTTTTTAAATTTGTTCAGAAAAAAACATTCCGATAAGGAAATTTTAGAAAAAATAAACAAGAAGGAAAAGAAGTTAGAAATTAAGGAAGGTTTGTTCCACAAAGGCGAGAATCCCATCATTGATCGCTATGCATGGGATATAGAAAAAAAGAATGAATCAGAGAAAAGGGCATACCTGGTTGAGGGAGAAATTGTGCCGCCGGAACCAAAAAAGCTTGAAAACATAAGAGGAACAATATTGGGTGATTATCAGAATCATGTAGAAGAGCAGTGGATACAAGAACTAAAGGATAAATATACCATACAAATTAACCAGGAACTGTTGAATGAAATCAGAAACCAATAAAAGGGGTATGAATCAAATGAAATTTACCGGAATGTTGTTTTTACTGGTATTTGTTGTTGCAGGATGTCAGGAGCAAAACGATAAGGACAAAAAGCCAATAGCCAGAATTCATGATAAATACCTTTATCTTTCCGAACTGAAAAATGTGATTCCGGAGAACAAATCAGAAGAGGACAGTGCACTTATAGCGAAAAACTATATCGACAAGTGGATCAAAAAGCAACTCCTGCTGAAAAATGCGGAAAGAAATCTCCCCAAAGAACAAAAAGACATTACCAAACAAATAGAAGAATACCGGGCCTCCCTTCTAATTTACAGATACCAGCAGGAACTGATCGATCAAAAGCTGGATACAGTAATTCCCAATGAGGAGATTAAAAATTATTATAATGACAACGCATCCAATTTCGTTTTAGACAAAAACCTGGCCAAAATTTTGTATATCAAACTTCCCCTCAATTCACCCAATATCGAAAACGTAAGGAGATGGTACAGATCCAATGACGAGGAAGACCTGGAGGAGCTTGAAGATTACTGTTATCAGTATGCGGATAAATTTGATGATTTTGACAACCAATGGATCGATTTTGACAGTTTTCTCAAAAATTTGCCATTGGAAATAAGTCAGCCACAACGTTTTTTTAGGAACAACAGATATATTGAAGAGCGGGAGGGCAACGCACTCCATTTTATCCGGATCAACGATTACACCCTAAGGGGAAATCAAGCTCCAATGGACTATGTAAGAGATAAAATTAAAAACATCATCATTAATAAACGCAAACATCAACTGTTAAAAAGCCTGGAAAATGATATTTACAATCAGGCGTTAAACCACAATGAATTTGTCATCTATTAAAAAAATGAATAAATCTATGAAGTTAAACTTGAAAAAAATATTTATTACAACAGGATTGTTATTAACCATCATACCGGCAACATGGGCACAAAATCCAAAATTAATCGATCAGGTGGTAGCTGTTGTAGGAGACAAAACCATTCTGCAATCGGATATCGAAAGCCAGCTCATGCAAATGAGGGCTCAGGGAATGAGCTCGTCAAACCTACGCTGCAATTTGTTGGACGAGCTTATTTCTCAAAAATTACTCTTAATACAGGCCGAAAAAGATAGTATAGAAGTCAGCGATAATCAGGTAGAACAGCAACTTGACATGAGGCTGCGTTACTTTATAAGGCAGATCGGCTCCAGGGAAAAGCTTGAAGACTATTACAACAAAAGCATACCAGAGATCAGGGCGGATTTCAGGGATCTTCTGAGTGAACAGCTTCGCACTCAAAAAATGAGACAGGAGCTCATTCAAAATGTCAGGGTTTCTCCGGCAGAAGTGGAAGAATATTACAATAATTTGCCGGAAGACAGCATTCCCACGGTTAATCAAAAAGTACAAATTGCCCAGGTAGTGAAATACCCCCCTGAGTCTGAAGAAGCCGAAAAACAGGCACGCCAGAGATTATTGGAGTTAAGAAAAAGAATACAGGAGGGGGAAAAATTTTCAACTCTTGCTGTTCTTTATTCAGAAGACCGGGGCACCTCCGGCAAAGGTGGAGAACTGGGTTACCGGACAGCGGATGAGCTGGACCCTGCATTCGCCGATGCGGCTTTCAGCTTGCAGGAAGGTGAAATGAGCGGAATCGTTGAATCTTCATATGGATATCATTTGATCAAATTAATTGATCGCCGGGATGATGAGATAAATGTCCGCCATATACTGATCAAACCTGATATTGGCCCGGAACAGAGGCAACAAGTAATGACCCGGCTGGATAGTATTGCAACGGAAATCAGAAAAGGAAACATTGCTTTTGAGCAAGCCGCAATTGAATTTTCTGACGACAAACAGTATAAAAGAAACGGGGGACTACTTGTCAATCCCCAGAATGCAAGCAATGAATTTGAACTGGATCAATTGCCTCAGGCCGACTACAACGCGGTAAAAGATTTAAATGAAGGTGAGATTTCTGATCCCTATCAAACTCAGGATGACCAGGGAAAAATGATCTTTAAAATCACCAGGTTGCAGGAAAGAATAGGAGAACACAAGGCCAACCTGGAAAACGATTTCAGCACCATCCAGCAGATGGCACTGGAACAGGAACACCGAAAGGTTATACAAAACTGGATTAGAAAGAAAAAATCAAATACCTATATTCATATAGATGATTCTTTTAAAAAGTGCCAAATAGCTGTGCAATAAACCATCTTGCCAACCAGGCATTGTGATATATGCCTGGTTGTGTTTTAATAAACCACCACACGAACCATGAACACCCAATCAGCCATATCTGTAAAAAAAATATTCATCTTAACACTCCTTTTTGTTATGGCAACGGGGATTGCACAGGCTCAAAAAAAAAAGAAAACACGAAGGATTGAAATTGAGCACGCGGATAGTCTGGTTTATAATGCAAAGGTCCATCCTGACGTCAGGAAGTTCATCGGCAATGTGAGGTTTAAACACAATGACTTCATTATGTCCTGTGACAGTGCCTACTCCTATACAAACCGCAATAAAATAGATGCCTATGACAATGTCCATATAGAAAGGGGCGATACGCTGGATCTTTACGGTGACTTCCTGAGTTATGAAGGAAATAAAAATTTCGGGCGTGTCAGAGAAAATGTGGTTCTAAGAGATAAAGAGGCCACACTCACTACCGATTCTCTGAACTTTTATACCGAAAACAATTACGCCTACTATT is part of the Bacteroidales bacterium genome and harbors:
- a CDS encoding peptidylprolyl isomerase — encoded protein: MKKFTTLLIIFIIPLHTLLLAQDDKVLLTIDGHKITSEEFLSIYKKNQQNLKSGEKTDLEDYLDLFINFKLKVIEAQNMGLDTHASFRKELENYRKELARPYLRDDETMNEFLREAYERSKQEIKASQILIKFPTPASYQDTLHAYEKARDIRKRIIKKDETFSQVARATSDDPTVKSNGGDLGYFTALQMLYPFENAAYNMEVNEISFPVKTRNGYHLIKKNDHRKARGKVKVAHIMLLAPNSMPKEKRQEKKEKINEIYHRIKKGADFEKLARKLSEDKNSAQNGGELPWFGVGKMVPEFEKTAFSLDDKGEISKPFKTSVGWHIIKLIDKKTLGSFEKEKEQLQRTLEKTPRFQIAQDALIAGLKKEYHFVERMSNFRKLYRFIKQPEEKDSIAWDQLNAYPGNDSLIVIRDKLFHTGDFIEYLDTPPYNFKKRFEGQFLLDKAYERFRKDMILDYEEKRLPEKYPEYKYLLKEYHDGILLFEIMDRKVWSKAAEDTAGLKRYYENHKNKYMWEERFKGKIYICDNQKTLEKVKRLKKGGFLNLFRKKHSDKEILEKINKKEKKLEIKEGLFHKGENPIIDRYAWDIEKKNESEKRAYLVEGEIVPPEPKKLENIRGTILGDYQNHVEEQWIQELKDKYTIQINQELLNEIRNQ
- a CDS encoding peptidylprolyl isomerase yields the protein MKLNLKKIFITTGLLLTIIPATWAQNPKLIDQVVAVVGDKTILQSDIESQLMQMRAQGMSSSNLRCNLLDELISQKLLLIQAEKDSIEVSDNQVEQQLDMRLRYFIRQIGSREKLEDYYNKSIPEIRADFRDLLSEQLRTQKMRQELIQNVRVSPAEVEEYYNNLPEDSIPTVNQKVQIAQVVKYPPESEEAEKQARQRLLELRKRIQEGEKFSTLAVLYSEDRGTSGKGGELGYRTADELDPAFADAAFSLQEGEMSGIVESSYGYHLIKLIDRRDDEINVRHILIKPDIGPEQRQQVMTRLDSIATEIRKGNIAFEQAAIEFSDDKQYKRNGGLLVNPQNASNEFELDQLPQADYNAVKDLNEGEISDPYQTQDDQGKMIFKITRLQERIGEHKANLENDFSTIQQMALEQEHRKVIQNWIRKKKSNTYIHIDDSFKKCQIAVQ